CTTTTTTCTATGGGGATCTTTTGACAACTATATGAGCCAATTATATACTGATGTTGTAAAAACGATTTTACAGGTTAGGAGAAATGGTGTGAAAAATCAAATTTATGAATTGCGCACTGAAAATAATATTTCACAAGGTGCATTAGCTGATAAGTGTAGTGTATCAAGACAGACGATAAATGCAATTGAAAACAATAAATATGATCCAAGTTTAGCGTTAGCCTTTCGTTTAGCGGAAGTATTAGGAACAACTGTTGATAAACTATTTTTGTATAAGCTGTAGAGTCTTTAATTGTAAGACGTTATCGATAAAAATAAACAAAGATCCTCTTCTTGTTTGAAGAGGATCTTTTTCTTATAGCGTTTTAGCTTTTGGATTGGGTGGTGTAACAGGAGTATCCTGTTCAGGCACTTTTGTTAACAGAATGCCACCAATAACAAATAGTATGATAATACTAAGTACACCAGCGTTTGTTTTTCCAGTTAACTGAGTCGTAACCCCAACTAATACTGGCCCCATAATGGCTGCAAATTTACCAAAGATATTATAGAATCCGAAGAATTCATTAGCAGATTCTTTTGGTACTAGCTTTGCAAAATAAGAACGGCTTAATGCTTGAATCCCGCCCTGAGATGTGGCAACTAACATTGCTAAAATCCAGAAATCAAGTGTCGTTTTTAAGAAATAAGCATATGTGCAGATAATGATATAAATAATAATACCAACATATAGCATTTTTTTACCGGTAAATGTTTCCGAGAGTTTTCCATACAATAAAGCGAACGGACAAGCAACGATTTGTGTTACAAACAAGATGATTAATAGATTAGTTGCACTAATCCCAAGATCCGTTCCGTAAGCTGTAGACATGGTGATAATCGTATCAACTCCGTCAATATAGAAGAAGTAAGCGATTAGAAACATAAATACAGTTTTGTATTCTTTAATATTTTTAAACGTATCAGCAAGGCGCTTGAAGCTCATTGCAATTGGTCTTGGATGGCGTTCGATATAGTGTGTTTGTTCTACGTTTTTGAGCATTGGAATTGTAAATAACCCCCACCAAAGAGCTGTTATCGCGAAGGAAATTTGACTAGCAATGCCGACTGATAGAGGGATAGTCCCTTTTTGAGCAAGAATGATAAGAGCAATACAACCGATAAAAGGAATTGTGCTCCCAATATAACCTAAGGCAAATCCTCTTGTAGAAATTTGGTCCATTCTATCTTTAGAAGTAACATCTACTAAGAATGCATCATAAAAAATATTTGCTCCGGCAAAACCGACTAATGCGAGCATATAGCACCCTAATAATAAGTACCACTGAGATGTTGGAACAACTGCTAGCATACTTGTAAATACGATACCGAGCCCAAAGAAGAATGTGAAAAAGCGTTTTTTAAATCCTTTATAATCAGCAACCGTGCCGAGAATAGGGGCAAGTATAGAAACTAAAAGTGTAGCGAATGAGTTTGCATATCCCCAATAGGCTGTTGAAGTTGCTCCAGATAGTCCGGCTTCTTTTGCAGCTGCTTTAAAGTAAATTGGAAATAATGCAGTTGTAATGACAAGCGAATATACCGAGTTCGCCCAATCGTATAATATCCAGCTTTTTTCTTGTCTGGACATTTTTTTCATATAATGTTCCCCCTTAAATTTGTTCTACTAACAGTGTACAAAATTAAAAATTGTAAAAAGAGAAACAGTGGTGATTTTTACATAACTTTTACATATATACACAGTTCTTTACAATTGAAGCAAATCCTCTACAATCGCTCCGTCTGTTTCACCTAAGTGCAAACCGAGTAATCTAGCGATAGTAGGACCTTCATCAATAAGTCTCATATACGGGATTGTAACGCCGCTTTTTATACCTTTCCCAGCAGCTATAAAAATTGTTTCATAGTTAGGTTTTGTTGGAGAATATCCATGAGTTCCGAATGTATATTTTTTACTAGGAGTAACATCTTTTTGAACAATGTCTTTTATAAAATCTCCTGTATAATTTTCAGTGAAATAATACCCTTCTTGTGCTTCTAACATAAATAAA
This Bacillus mycoides DNA region includes the following protein-coding sequences:
- a CDS encoding helix-turn-helix transcriptional regulator, with product MSQLYTDVVKTILQVRRNGVKNQIYELRTENNISQGALADKCSVSRQTINAIENNKYDPSLALAFRLAEVLGTTVDKLFLYKL
- a CDS encoding MFS transporter, producing the protein MKKMSRQEKSWILYDWANSVYSLVITTALFPIYFKAAAKEAGLSGATSTAYWGYANSFATLLVSILAPILGTVADYKGFKKRFFTFFFGLGIVFTSMLAVVPTSQWYLLLGCYMLALVGFAGANIFYDAFLVDVTSKDRMDQISTRGFALGYIGSTIPFIGCIALIILAQKGTIPLSVGIASQISFAITALWWGLFTIPMLKNVEQTHYIERHPRPIAMSFKRLADTFKNIKEYKTVFMFLIAYFFYIDGVDTIITMSTAYGTDLGISATNLLIILFVTQIVACPFALLYGKLSETFTGKKMLYVGIIIYIIICTYAYFLKTTLDFWILAMLVATSQGGIQALSRSYFAKLVPKESANEFFGFYNIFGKFAAIMGPVLVGVTTQLTGKTNAGVLSIIILFVIGGILLTKVPEQDTPVTPPNPKAKTL